TATGGAGTCTAAAATTATAGGAACTGCAAGAGAGGTCAATAATTACAAATCGTTTTGGTGTGCAGAAAAAATACAAACTGAAAAATTAAAGTTTGAACTTGAGTATGGAAGGAAACCAAAAACAGCTTTGATGGGTTTAGCTTTTAAACCAAATATTGACGATTTAAGAGAATCTCCAGCAAAATATATAGCGCAAAAAGTTTTACAGAATGACAATAATGGAGAGTATTTTATTGTAGAGCCTAACATTCAAGAGCATAACGTTTATAAATTAACCAATTATATAGATGCAATTAAAAGAGCTGATATTATTGTATTTTTAGTAGCACATAAAGAATTTAAGGAAGCTAAAATTAACAGTGATAAAATAGTTTTAGATTTTTGTGGAATAAAAAAATAAAAAAAATGAACTTAAAAGATAAATCAATTCTTATAACTGGAGGAACAGGTTCTTTAGGTAAAGCTTTAACAAAGCATATTTTAACAACCTACCCTGATGTTAGGAGATTAGTTATTTTCTCTAGAGATGAACAAAAGCAATTTCAAATGGGGCAAGAATTTTCTAGCAAAGTGTACCCTCAAATAAGATACTTTATAGGTGATGTAAGAGATAAAGAAAGGCTTGTTAGGGCTTTTTCTGGGGTTGATTATGTCATTCATGCAGCTGCTATGAAACATGTTCATATTGCAGAATATAATCCTGATGAATGTATTAAAACTAATGTGGGAGGTGCGCAAAATGTTGTAGATGCTTGTTTAGAAACAAAAGTTGAAAGAATCGTTGCTTTATCTACTGATAAAGCTTGTGCTCCTATTAATTTATATGGTGCCACTAAATTAACTTCGGATAAATTATTTGTTGCTGCTAATAACATAAGAGGAAACAATCCAATTAAATTTTCTGTTGTTAGATATGGTAATGTTATGGGATCAAATGGATCAGTAATACCATTTTTTATGAAAATGAAAAAGAATGGAGTATTACCAATTACAAATCCAAATATGACAAGATTTAATATTTCTTTAGAAGGTGGTGTAGAAATGGTTATGCATGCATTAGAGCACGCTTGGGGAGGAGAAATATTTATACCAAAAATTCCATCATATAAAATTACTGATGTTGCTGAAGCAATAGCACCAGAGTGCAAACAAGAAATTATTGGAATAAGACCAGGG
The DNA window shown above is from Polaribacter sp. Hel_I_88 and carries:
- the pseB gene encoding UDP-N-acetylglucosamine 4,6-dehydratase (inverting) → MNLKDKSILITGGTGSLGKALTKHILTTYPDVRRLVIFSRDEQKQFQMGQEFSSKVYPQIRYFIGDVRDKERLVRAFSGVDYVIHAAAMKHVHIAEYNPDECIKTNVGGAQNVVDACLETKVERIVALSTDKACAPINLYGATKLTSDKLFVAANNIRGNNPIKFSVVRYGNVMGSNGSVIPFFMKMKKNGVLPITNPNMTRFNISLEGGVEMVMHALEHAWGGEIFIPKIPSYKITDVAEAIAPECKQEIIGIRPGEKIHEEMITSSDSFYTYDLGKYYTILPATHRWKLDAYKEHFGAKLVKNGFSYNSGENTEWETVDTLKELIKTHVIID